The following are encoded together in the Pedobacter steynii genome:
- a CDS encoding KUP/HAK/KT family potassium transporter translates to MSNQKNLNALSAGGLLISLGIVYGDIGTSPLYTLKAIFTAVKGAGQAVTPELVLGAISCIIWTLTLQTTIKYVVITLKADNKGEGGIFSLYSLVRKNAKWLVIPAVIGGCAMLADGIITPSITVTTAIEGLQLKFPDVPVIPIVIIIISILFIIQQFGTNLVGKLFGPVMFLWFSALGLLGILFVVQDFSILKALNPYYAVTLLVNNPAALLILGGVFLCTTGAEALYSDMGHCGKNNIRVSWVFVKAMLILNYLGQGVWVLHRPHYEVELNPFFEIVPPAYLLFMVALATLAAVIASQAMITGSFTLISEAVRLNLWPKVRINYPSNQKGQIYVPSINWLLWIGCVAIVLIFKKSGAMEGAYGLAINLTFLSTTILVAAYMKRKKVPLYVILIFLAIYGVIESTFLIGNLAKFFHGGWMTVLIGSGLFTVMWSWYVARKIKNRFVKYVEIEDYYQIISELSVDESVPKYSSQLVYLTSANFKTEIESKIIYSIIQKEPKRADVYWLVHVDVVDEPYTREYKVEFLIPGKLIRIDFKLGFRVEQSVNLLYRKVIEDLVKNGEVDITSQYTSLNKHKIAGDFRFVLLEKHLSKFSKLSFYERSVMDYYFILKRFSLSEERSFGLDSSYVDVEKVPLIFVTPDDIELTRLPV, encoded by the coding sequence GTGTCAAATCAAAAAAATTTAAATGCGCTCAGTGCCGGAGGGTTACTTATTAGTCTGGGGATTGTTTACGGAGATATTGGAACTTCACCACTCTATACATTAAAGGCAATTTTTACTGCGGTAAAGGGTGCCGGGCAAGCGGTAACCCCGGAATTAGTACTCGGAGCAATTTCCTGTATCATCTGGACGCTGACTTTACAAACCACCATTAAGTACGTAGTCATTACCCTTAAAGCGGATAATAAAGGAGAGGGCGGAATTTTTTCGCTGTACTCTCTGGTTCGAAAGAATGCCAAATGGCTCGTCATTCCCGCCGTTATTGGGGGATGTGCGATGCTCGCCGACGGAATCATTACCCCCAGTATTACCGTGACTACTGCCATTGAGGGCTTACAGTTAAAATTCCCTGATGTTCCGGTTATCCCAATTGTCATCATCATCATCTCCATCTTATTTATCATTCAGCAATTTGGAACGAACCTGGTCGGAAAGCTTTTTGGTCCGGTGATGTTTTTGTGGTTTAGTGCGCTGGGATTATTGGGAATTTTGTTCGTTGTTCAGGATTTTAGCATTTTAAAGGCATTAAATCCTTATTATGCAGTTACTTTACTGGTTAATAATCCTGCTGCATTATTGATCTTAGGTGGTGTTTTTCTATGTACAACCGGAGCCGAAGCATTGTATTCGGATATGGGGCATTGCGGGAAAAACAACATCCGGGTGAGCTGGGTCTTTGTGAAGGCCATGTTGATTCTGAATTACCTTGGTCAGGGAGTGTGGGTATTGCACAGACCTCATTATGAAGTAGAATTAAACCCCTTCTTTGAAATTGTTCCTCCTGCTTATTTGCTGTTCATGGTTGCCCTGGCCACACTGGCGGCAGTTATTGCCAGTCAGGCAATGATTACGGGGTCATTTACACTGATCTCTGAAGCAGTAAGGTTAAACTTATGGCCGAAAGTAAGGATCAACTACCCAAGTAACCAAAAAGGACAAATCTATGTGCCTTCAATCAATTGGTTGTTATGGATCGGTTGTGTGGCCATTGTATTGATCTTTAAAAAATCAGGAGCGATGGAGGGCGCTTACGGACTGGCGATTAACCTGACTTTCCTGTCTACTACGATATTGGTAGCGGCTTACATGAAACGTAAAAAAGTGCCGCTATATGTGATCCTGATATTTCTTGCCATCTACGGTGTAATTGAATCGACATTCCTGATCGGTAATCTTGCCAAGTTCTTCCATGGAGGTTGGATGACCGTATTGATCGGTTCCGGGCTATTTACGGTGATGTGGAGCTGGTACGTAGCGAGAAAGATTAAAAACAGATTTGTTAAATACGTTGAAATTGAGGATTACTATCAGATCATTTCCGAATTAAGTGTGGATGAATCTGTTCCTAAATATTCTTCTCAGCTGGTATATTTAACCAGTGCCAATTTTAAAACAGAGATTGAATCCAAGATCATTTATTCCATCATTCAAAAGGAGCCTAAGCGGGCAGATGTATATTGGTTGGTGCACGTAGATGTGGTAGACGAGCCTTATACAAGGGAATATAAAGTGGAATTCCTGATCCCCGGTAAGCTGATCAGAATCGATTTCAAACTTGGATTCCGGGTAGAGCAAAGTGTAAACCTGCTGTATAGAAAAGTGATTGAAGACCTGGTAAAGAATGGAGAAGTTGACATTACCAGTCAGTATACCTCACTTAATAAACATAAAATTGCCGGGGATTTCAGATTTGTGCTCTTAGAAAAGCATTTGTCCAAATTCTCGAAACTGAGTTTTTACGAACGAAGTGTAATGGATTATTACTTTATCCTGAAACGTTTCAGCCTTTCGGAAGAAAGAAGTTTTGGACTGGATTCCAGTTATGTGGATGTAGAAAAAGTTCCTTTGATCTTTGTCACTCCGGATGACATCGAATTGACCAGACTTCCGGTTTAA
- a CDS encoding LytR/AlgR family response regulator transcription factor, which yields MEPYKCIIIEDEPLAAEILQDYITDVPFLKLKKTYADAISALDDLSNNDIDVIFLDINLPKLKGLDFIQTLKNPPHIIITTAYHEYALQGYELNVVDYLLKPIEFSRFLKAANKLKQLSSGKPETSAVFTPAGKEYIFVNTSKKQVKIYFREILYIESLKEYVRIFTIDKVITTRFQLGQIEEQLPKNNFLRIHRSYIVSTEKINAYTSTEIEIQNKQLPIGRTYKEQVNGFLQHNLR from the coding sequence ATGGAACCCTATAAATGTATCATTATTGAAGATGAGCCTTTGGCTGCTGAAATCCTTCAGGATTATATTACCGATGTCCCCTTTCTGAAATTAAAAAAGACTTACGCTGATGCCATTAGTGCGCTGGATGATTTGAGCAACAATGATATCGATGTTATTTTTCTAGACATTAACCTACCCAAGCTCAAAGGCCTGGACTTTATACAAACCTTAAAAAACCCTCCTCATATCATCATTACCACAGCTTACCATGAATATGCCTTACAGGGTTATGAACTGAACGTTGTAGATTACCTCCTGAAGCCAATTGAATTTAGCCGCTTTCTAAAAGCAGCAAACAAGTTAAAACAGCTCAGCTCCGGCAAACCGGAAACCTCAGCTGTATTTACCCCGGCAGGCAAAGAATATATATTTGTCAATACCAGTAAGAAACAGGTAAAGATCTATTTCAGGGAGATTCTTTATATAGAAAGCCTGAAAGAGTATGTACGGATCTTTACCATCGACAAAGTCATCACAACCAGGTTTCAACTGGGGCAAATAGAAGAACAGCTTCCAAAAAATAATTTTCTGAGAATTCACCGTTCTTATATCGTATCGACTGAAAAAATAAACGCCTATACCAGCACGGAAATAGAAATCCAAAATAAACAACTCCCAATAGGGAGAACCTATAAGGAACAGGTAAATGGCTTTTTACAGCATAACCTGCGCTAA
- a CDS encoding sensor histidine kinase codes for MKHKIYRHILFWFTYSIQGTLLEYAWIHDLFPPEQETYVLTLAILFNFLLVSVKMSFSYYVMEFPVNDLLVQKKAIFSVVVQILLALIIAIFFYRLANVFVISPLLKPEKIVGMADVFNPSGLFIALLDIGYICGIAVALKLFRLQASKLKTEKFLIKDKLETELKFLKNQINPHFLFNTLNNIYGLARKKSDQAPEVVLKLSKLLRFMLYESHRASITIAEEIKILEDYLELEKIRYDDRLKVSFEKEIDDNTQMITPLILLPFIENAFKHGLNETTGDNHMEISIILKNGMLIFKTQNTQDYNGENIVNEKIGLSNIRRQLELMYREFSLTLDNLPKVFNVSLKINLNSHGTL; via the coding sequence GTGAAGCACAAGATTTACCGACATATCCTATTCTGGTTTACGTATAGCATACAGGGAACTTTATTGGAGTATGCCTGGATACATGATTTGTTTCCGCCAGAGCAGGAAACCTATGTCCTTACCCTGGCGATCCTCTTTAACTTTTTGCTGGTTTCCGTTAAAATGTCTTTTTCCTACTATGTCATGGAGTTTCCGGTAAACGATCTTCTGGTTCAGAAAAAGGCGATCTTCAGTGTGGTCGTCCAGATTCTTCTGGCCCTGATCATTGCCATTTTTTTCTATCGTCTGGCAAACGTTTTTGTAATCAGCCCCCTACTCAAACCAGAAAAAATTGTTGGTATGGCGGATGTATTTAATCCCTCCGGTCTATTTATTGCCTTACTGGATATTGGTTACATCTGTGGCATTGCTGTTGCTTTAAAACTCTTCCGTTTGCAGGCCTCCAAACTGAAAACAGAAAAATTCCTTATTAAGGATAAACTGGAAACAGAACTCAAGTTTTTAAAAAACCAGATCAATCCACATTTTCTATTTAATACCCTGAACAATATCTATGGTCTGGCGAGGAAAAAATCAGACCAGGCCCCTGAAGTTGTACTCAAATTATCAAAATTATTACGGTTTATGCTGTATGAATCCCATAGGGCTTCTATCACCATTGCTGAAGAAATCAAAATCCTGGAAGATTACCTGGAGCTGGAGAAAATACGATACGATGACCGGTTGAAAGTATCATTTGAGAAAGAAATTGATGATAATACTCAAATGATTACCCCGCTTATCCTGCTCCCATTTATTGAAAACGCATTCAAACATGGATTAAATGAAACCACAGGTGATAACCATATGGAGATCAGCATTATTTTAAAAAATGGGATGCTGATTTTTAAAACCCAAAACACGCAGGATTATAATGGCGAAAATATAGTGAATGAAAAAATCGGGTTGAGCAATATCCGCAGACAGCTTGAGTTGATGTACCGGGAATTCTCTCTGACATTGGACAATCTTCCTAAAGTTTTTAATGTATCCCTTAAAATTAACCTCAACAGTCATGGAACCCTATAA
- a CDS encoding DUF1223 domain-containing protein gives MKLLWLFTAMIIWSMVNGPGDGVVQKKKTADAGFAVVELFTSEGCSSCPPAEKLLKEIHQQYQGRAVYVLAFHVDYWDKLGWKDKFSDSKYSGRQYKYSVFFQGRLYTPQAIINGKEAFVGSEGDKIKGAIDKLLRKKVTLPDTEYKVRIKDGQVTLDYLLGQSLKGNLLSVALLQNQESVQVMAGENKGKLLEHVNVVRSFYSEAILDRSGSLNLDLPKDTDAKGLHVLVYLQDQKNLNVISATEISL, from the coding sequence ATGAAACTATTATGGTTGTTTACTGCCATGATCATCTGGAGTATGGTCAACGGGCCTGGGGACGGGGTCGTGCAAAAGAAAAAAACGGCTGATGCTGGTTTTGCTGTTGTAGAACTGTTTACTTCCGAAGGGTGTTCCAGCTGTCCGCCAGCTGAAAAGCTCCTGAAAGAAATTCATCAGCAGTACCAGGGGAGAGCAGTTTACGTCCTTGCTTTTCATGTCGATTATTGGGATAAACTGGGTTGGAAGGATAAGTTTAGCGATTCGAAATATTCTGGCCGGCAATACAAGTACAGCGTATTTTTCCAGGGCAGGCTTTATACCCCTCAGGCAATCATTAATGGAAAAGAGGCTTTTGTCGGATCTGAAGGAGATAAAATCAAAGGGGCAATTGACAAGCTCCTGAGGAAGAAGGTAACGTTACCGGATACGGAATATAAGGTTCGTATAAAAGACGGTCAGGTGACACTGGATTACCTCCTTGGGCAGTCACTTAAAGGAAATCTCTTATCGGTTGCACTATTGCAGAATCAGGAATCAGTTCAGGTTATGGCTGGCGAAAATAAAGGCAAATTATTAGAACACGTTAATGTGGTAAGGTCTTTTTATTCGGAGGCGATATTGGATCGTTCAGGTAGTCTAAATCTGGATCTTCCTAAAGATACCGATGCTAAGGGACTTCATGTCCTGGTTTACCTGCAGGATCAAAAAAATCTTAATGTGATTTCCGCCACAGAGATTTCTCTGTGA
- a CDS encoding amino acid permease encodes MFEKLFRKKSITKILEDAEKGYGEHGTSLHKTLGVRDLTAFGIAAIIGAGIFSTIGKASADGGPAVIFLFIFTAVACSFAAFAYAEFASMVPVSGSAYTYSYVAFGELVAWIIGWSLIMEYSIGNITVAISWSDYFTGLLSSIHIPALGIKGIHVPDWATMDYLSAYNGHKHAEALVNAGKSFANLDEATRIANNAWITAPKIGSFHIVADLPALAIIIFITWLIYRGMKESRNASNAMVVVKLAVILLVLAVGIFYVDTANWNPFAPNGISGVLKGVSAVFFAYIGFDAISTTAEECKNPQRDLPRGMMWAIIICTLLYVAIALVLTGIVNYSLLAVGDPLAFVFDQINLKLMSGIIAVSAVFAMASVLLVFQMGQPRIWMSMSRDGLLPKSFSKIHPKYHTPSFATIVVGFVVAIPSLFMNLTIVTDLCSIGTLFAFVLVCAGVLVLQNKPNIQRGKFKTPYVNSKYIVPVVFIAMLIVGFTTYKKETNAFIFNTPKVYEPVHFITSLNPSELDLVKGEIKRGSVKVNPAENLDATAYLNSLSADQYERFMDQSTVSAEKKYESGWGLFKHKIPMWIFLIICLVIIYYCITKNLSLIPVLGLISCLYMMCELGISNWIGFGIWLIVGLVVYFLYGYRHSKLGQQGSPTV; translated from the coding sequence ATGTTTGAAAAACTCTTCAGAAAGAAATCTATTACCAAAATATTAGAAGATGCAGAAAAAGGCTATGGAGAACATGGAACTTCTTTACATAAAACCCTAGGGGTAAGGGACCTTACCGCCTTTGGGATTGCAGCAATTATTGGTGCGGGAATCTTTAGTACAATTGGAAAGGCCAGCGCAGATGGTGGACCAGCCGTGATATTTCTATTTATTTTCACTGCTGTTGCCTGTAGCTTTGCCGCATTTGCTTATGCAGAATTCGCGTCAATGGTTCCCGTATCTGGTAGTGCTTACACCTATTCTTACGTAGCCTTTGGCGAATTGGTGGCATGGATTATCGGATGGTCTCTCATTATGGAGTACTCTATCGGAAATATTACAGTGGCCATTTCCTGGTCGGATTATTTTACAGGCCTCCTCTCTTCCATACATATCCCCGCCCTGGGCATAAAAGGTATTCACGTACCGGATTGGGCCACAATGGACTATCTTTCAGCTTATAACGGACATAAACATGCAGAAGCATTGGTCAATGCCGGAAAAAGCTTCGCCAATCTTGATGAAGCAACCAGAATTGCAAATAATGCCTGGATCACCGCCCCGAAAATCGGAAGTTTTCATATTGTAGCCGATTTACCGGCATTGGCCATCATCATCTTTATTACCTGGCTGATCTACAGAGGGATGAAAGAATCCAGAAATGCAAGTAATGCAATGGTTGTGGTAAAACTTGCAGTGATATTGCTGGTACTTGCAGTCGGAATTTTCTATGTAGATACGGCAAACTGGAATCCTTTTGCACCCAACGGTATCTCAGGTGTCCTAAAAGGGGTTTCTGCAGTATTCTTTGCTTATATCGGATTTGATGCCATCTCCACCACTGCAGAAGAATGTAAAAATCCTCAAAGAGATCTTCCGAGGGGAATGATGTGGGCAATTATTATCTGTACACTCTTATACGTAGCGATTGCACTGGTGCTTACCGGTATTGTAAATTATAGCCTTTTAGCTGTCGGAGACCCTTTGGCATTCGTATTTGATCAGATCAATCTGAAGCTGATGAGTGGAATTATTGCAGTCAGTGCGGTATTTGCTATGGCAAGTGTCTTGCTGGTTTTCCAGATGGGGCAACCCAGAATCTGGATGAGCATGAGCCGTGATGGCCTATTGCCTAAATCTTTTTCTAAGATCCACCCTAAGTATCATACTCCCTCTTTTGCAACCATAGTAGTTGGTTTTGTAGTAGCCATTCCTTCATTATTCATGAACCTGACTATTGTAACCGATCTTTGCTCTATCGGAACCTTGTTTGCCTTTGTATTGGTTTGTGCCGGGGTGCTGGTATTGCAAAACAAGCCGAATATTCAAAGAGGTAAGTTTAAAACGCCTTATGTGAACTCAAAGTATATTGTTCCTGTGGTATTTATAGCCATGCTGATTGTAGGTTTCACTACTTATAAAAAGGAAACAAATGCATTTATCTTCAATACCCCAAAGGTATATGAACCTGTACATTTTATTACCTCACTGAATCCTTCGGAACTTGACCTGGTAAAGGGAGAAATCAAAAGAGGTTCAGTAAAAGTAAACCCTGCTGAAAATCTGGACGCCACAGCTTATCTCAATAGCTTATCTGCTGATCAGTACGAACGTTTTATGGATCAATCGACGGTAAGTGCGGAGAAGAAATATGAATCAGGCTGGGGCTTATTTAAACACAAAATTCCAATGTGGATCTTTCTGATCATCTGTCTGGTAATTATCTACTATTGCATCACTAAAAATTTATCTCTGATTCCGGTACTTGGACTCATCAGCTGCTTATACATGATGTGTGAGCTTGGTATTTCCAACTGGATCGGCTTTGGCATATGGCTGATTGTAGGTCTGGTGGTCTATTTCCTTTACGGTTACAGACACAGTAAACTAGGGCAACAAGGCTCACCTACTGTTTAA
- a CDS encoding M3 family oligoendopeptidase: MINLNIPAKQRAYIPQNLEMKWDNLEPILNELLSRPIENVAELEKWLKDKSELEAALEEDFAWRYIKMSCDTANEELVQSFQYFATEIEPKISPIANQLNQKFNDSPFINELDQEKYFVYIRAIRKAIEIYREENVELLTKLQVTQQRYQGITGAMSVEIGGQEYTLEQAANFIKDTDRAIRQQAWETIQKRRMVDKDDLNMLFDELVTMRHQVALNAGFENYRDYMFQALGRFDYTPQDCYHFHEAIEKQVVPILKEQAQKRAEALGIDLLKPWDMEVSTTGKAALKPFKNGSELIDKSIECFNAIDPKLGQMLATMKANNLFDVESRKGKAPGGYNYPLAETGAPFIFMNSANSLRDLTTMVHEGGHAIHTFLTAQLELNDFKHCPSEVAELASMSMELISMDNWNIYFDNEEDLLRAKREQLQDVLKTLPWVAVIDQFQHWIYTNPSHNAADREEAFKQIYTRFGAGFANWDGQEAEFGNLWQKQLHLFEVPFYYIEYAIAQLGAIAIWKNYKENPQKALEQYLAALSLGYTKPINEIYETAGIKFDFSLGYIQELASFIKDELQKLG; this comes from the coding sequence ATGATCAATCTCAATATACCTGCAAAACAAAGAGCTTATATCCCTCAAAACCTGGAAATGAAATGGGACAACCTGGAACCTATTCTGAATGAATTACTTTCGCGTCCTATAGAAAATGTTGCTGAACTGGAGAAATGGCTGAAAGATAAAAGTGAACTTGAAGCAGCCCTGGAGGAAGATTTTGCCTGGAGGTATATCAAGATGAGCTGTGATACCGCTAACGAAGAACTGGTCCAGTCTTTTCAATACTTCGCTACGGAAATTGAACCCAAGATCTCTCCTATTGCCAACCAGCTCAATCAAAAATTTAACGACAGCCCTTTTATCAATGAACTGGATCAGGAAAAATATTTCGTTTACATCAGAGCGATCAGGAAGGCAATAGAAATCTACCGCGAAGAGAATGTCGAACTGCTGACTAAACTACAGGTTACCCAACAAAGGTACCAGGGCATCACTGGTGCAATGAGTGTGGAGATCGGCGGACAGGAATACACACTGGAACAAGCTGCCAATTTTATTAAAGATACAGACAGGGCAATCAGACAACAAGCATGGGAAACCATCCAGAAACGCCGTATGGTAGATAAGGATGACCTAAACATGCTGTTTGATGAATTGGTAACCATGCGCCATCAGGTTGCATTAAATGCCGGTTTCGAAAATTACAGAGATTATATGTTCCAGGCCCTGGGCAGATTTGACTATACCCCGCAGGATTGTTATCATTTCCATGAGGCAATTGAGAAACAGGTAGTACCCATCTTAAAAGAGCAGGCACAAAAACGTGCCGAAGCTTTAGGAATTGACCTGCTTAAACCCTGGGATATGGAAGTAAGTACTACCGGTAAAGCGGCTCTAAAACCATTCAAAAATGGGTCGGAACTTATTGACAAGAGTATTGAGTGTTTTAATGCAATAGATCCGAAGCTTGGCCAAATGCTGGCTACCATGAAGGCAAATAACCTGTTTGATGTAGAAAGTAGGAAAGGTAAAGCACCTGGGGGATACAATTATCCCCTAGCGGAAACCGGGGCACCTTTTATTTTCATGAATTCCGCTAACTCGCTGAGGGATCTGACCACAATGGTTCATGAAGGTGGTCATGCGATACATACCTTCCTGACTGCTCAGCTGGAGCTGAACGATTTCAAACATTGCCCGTCTGAGGTTGCAGAACTGGCCTCTATGAGTATGGAATTGATCTCAATGGACAACTGGAACATCTATTTTGACAACGAAGAAGACTTACTTCGTGCAAAAAGAGAACAACTACAGGATGTGTTAAAAACCCTTCCCTGGGTAGCCGTTATTGACCAGTTCCAACATTGGATCTATACCAATCCAAGTCATAATGCCGCCGATAGAGAAGAGGCTTTCAAACAAATATATACCCGTTTCGGCGCCGGATTTGCCAATTGGGACGGCCAGGAAGCTGAATTTGGAAACTTATGGCAAAAACAATTGCACCTTTTCGAAGTTCCATTTTATTACATAGAATATGCGATCGCCCAGTTGGGAGCTATTGCGATCTGGAAGAATTACAAAGAAAATCCACAGAAAGCTTTAGAACAATATCTGGCAGCTCTTTCCTTAGGTTACACCAAACCTATCAATGAAATCTATGAGACCGCAGGAATTAAATTTGACTTTAGTCTGGGTTACATTCAGGAGCTGGCCTCATTTATTAAAGACGAATTACAGAAATTAGGTTAA
- a CDS encoding TonB-dependent receptor — protein MYKLLFSLFLLFFSMTLSAQQFSTIKGKITTSDGQAAAYISVGLKNKAQGNLSDESGSYSIPRVKPGNYTLRATAVGSNPIEKAIKVLPGEDLTVDFIITENSGQLKEININSNKTNKYATKRSEYVSKMPLRNLENSQVYSSISKELMADQLSFSIDDATRNAPGLQKMWEATGRGGDGGSYYNLRGFIAQSKLRNGIAGNVTSRIDAANLERIEVIKGPSATLFGNALTSYGGLINRVTKKPYDHIGGEVTYAAGSYDFNRVSVDFNTPLDTAKTLLFRVNAAYNYEGSFQDRGFDKGFVLAPSLSYKANDRLSFLFDAEIFSGKNTGKQIFFFPYQQSVAALGVDRADQLSVDYKKSYFSNDLTQQSRNTNLFGNMEYKFSDSWTSQTNITYTKSYSNGFSPYFYLMPGNLLSREDQSTMNSKMNVLEIQQNFNADFHIGGHRNRFVVGLDFLRINSDQLFYSAKYDELSAGVTSGPAYDSFNRTNMEAVYGKDKTTYPDIYKTNTYSAYISDVFNITDQFMALAAIRVDRFEHKGSYDRQGKQRSEPYKQTQFAPKFGLVYQVLKDQLSLFANYQNGFTNVPGTNFESKALKPEQANQIEGGIKMDLFDGKLSGTLSYYDIKVEDMVRPYQGGTGENSNLKIQDGTQTSKGFEAELVANPAKGLNIIAGFTYNDSKLVKVQDPDVEGLRPGTAASPYTANLWLNYHLPDNFIKGLGFGVGGNYASDNKVLNSRAYGVFILPAYTILNASAFYDHPKFRLGLKVDNLTDKKYWIGYTTVNPQRLRNIIGSLTYKF, from the coding sequence ATGTATAAACTTCTATTTTCCTTATTTCTGCTGTTTTTCAGCATGACATTAAGCGCGCAACAATTTTCCACAATAAAGGGGAAAATCACAACTTCAGATGGGCAGGCGGCGGCCTATATTAGCGTAGGTTTAAAAAACAAAGCTCAGGGTAACCTTAGTGATGAAAGCGGTAGCTATAGCATTCCCCGGGTTAAACCAGGGAATTACACTTTACGCGCTACTGCGGTAGGATCGAATCCGATAGAGAAGGCAATTAAAGTGCTTCCGGGAGAAGACCTGACTGTCGATTTTATCATTACCGAGAATTCCGGTCAGTTAAAAGAGATCAATATCAATAGCAACAAAACCAATAAATATGCGACGAAAAGGAGTGAGTATGTATCAAAGATGCCGCTTAGAAATTTAGAAAATTCGCAGGTTTATTCCTCTATTTCCAAAGAATTAATGGCCGATCAGCTTTCCTTTTCCATAGATGATGCCACCAGAAATGCACCGGGCTTACAAAAGATGTGGGAAGCTACCGGACGTGGCGGAGATGGAGGCTCTTACTATAATTTAAGAGGCTTCATTGCACAAAGCAAACTTAGAAATGGCATTGCAGGAAATGTAACCAGCAGAATTGATGCGGCGAATCTGGAGCGGATAGAGGTTATAAAAGGGCCATCAGCAACACTTTTTGGAAACGCCCTGACTTCTTATGGTGGTCTGATCAACAGAGTTACAAAGAAACCTTATGACCATATTGGAGGAGAGGTAACTTATGCCGCAGGAAGTTATGATTTTAACCGCGTCAGTGTAGATTTTAATACGCCCCTTGATACGGCTAAGACGCTGTTGTTCCGTGTAAATGCAGCCTATAACTATGAGGGCTCGTTTCAGGACAGAGGATTTGACAAGGGCTTTGTTCTTGCACCAAGCCTGTCCTATAAAGCCAATGACCGCTTGTCATTTCTCTTCGATGCAGAGATTTTTAGTGGCAAAAATACAGGTAAACAGATTTTCTTTTTCCCTTATCAGCAATCGGTCGCAGCACTTGGCGTAGATCGTGCAGATCAACTGAGTGTTGACTACAAAAAGTCTTATTTCTCCAATGACCTGACTCAGCAATCCAGAAACACCAACCTGTTTGGTAATATGGAGTACAAGTTTTCGGACTCCTGGACATCGCAAACCAATATTACTTATACCAAAAGCTACTCCAACGGGTTCTCTCCATATTTTTATCTGATGCCTGGAAACCTGCTTTCACGTGAGGACCAGTCTACGATGAACAGTAAGATGAACGTATTGGAGATTCAGCAAAACTTCAATGCTGATTTTCATATTGGCGGACATAGAAACAGGTTTGTAGTTGGTCTGGATTTTCTCCGGATCAATTCAGATCAACTTTTCTATAGTGCTAAATATGACGAGCTTTCAGCGGGAGTTACTTCCGGACCTGCCTACGATAGTTTTAACAGAACGAATATGGAAGCTGTGTACGGAAAAGATAAAACTACCTATCCCGATATCTACAAAACCAATACCTATAGTGCCTATATTTCTGACGTCTTTAATATTACTGATCAGTTCATGGCTTTGGCAGCAATCCGGGTAGATCGCTTTGAACATAAAGGAAGTTATGACCGGCAGGGGAAACAAAGGAGTGAGCCGTATAAACAGACTCAGTTCGCACCTAAATTCGGATTGGTTTATCAGGTCTTAAAAGATCAGCTTTCTCTGTTTGCAAATTATCAGAATGGTTTTACCAATGTTCCGGGAACCAATTTCGAATCAAAAGCACTTAAACCCGAACAGGCGAACCAGATAGAGGGTGGGATAAAGATGGATTTATTTGATGGAAAACTTAGTGGAACCTTAAGCTATTACGACATTAAGGTAGAAGATATGGTCAGACCCTACCAGGGAGGAACAGGCGAGAATTCAAACCTAAAGATTCAGGATGGAACTCAGACAAGTAAAGGGTTTGAGGCAGAATTAGTTGCCAATCCGGCAAAAGGCCTGAATATTATTGCCGGATTTACTTATAATGATTCGAAACTTGTAAAAGTTCAGGATCCGGATGTAGAGGGGCTTCGTCCCGGAACTGCAGCTTCTCCGTACACGGCAAACCTTTGGTTAAACTATCACCTGCCAGATAATTTTATTAAGGGCCTGGGCTTTGGCGTTGGAGGAAACTATGCGAGTGATAATAAAGTGTTAAATAGCAGGGCTTATGGTGTATTTATCCTGCCGGCCTATACCATTCTTAATGCCAGTGCTTTTTACGATCATCCAAAATTCAGGCTTGGTCTTAAAGTAGACAACCTCACAGATAAAAAATATTGGATCGGTTATACGACTGTAAATCCGCAAAGGTTAAGAAATATAATAGGTAGCCTTACCTACAAATTTTAA